The proteins below are encoded in one region of Stieleria sp. JC731:
- a CDS encoding DUF11 domain-containing protein: MKAFGVRLAAGVVTILTGAIMAAQSQKEKLAATESAWTEESIPPAKPVMPVGLSDLASDENQSDSNNFADSQQLVSADPDEASALKPFSADDQDPGNDRSVRLVQHTETVQSAGPSSVMGLPNELPSSSASAPSMSSGPTMELPSFDEVPPMDSSNVPPAPQFADARLQAPPVEYDNEGDAASADAGQGPGFAVGMLGQARMSSIQIADTPNAQAAPNVDPSQQPVNDLRSGGPATDTAFAGSPKYAGTISNTGIPNDSNQGFDSPASMNGYGGSEYHNEADFAPIETPGLADTANAASAQPSSMLAPVLPGNENQAIRLAEAPASTIRINRDSGFNPAMNSQQNHASSATIGFASAPKIVGGTDGSDVEYAQTAGQFEIPSEGLPAGNMPPANAMASPRSTATPDFALPAQGYPNPSSPGQGFSAEQPNNGAAAGQSPMSYGMGDINPQNPSLQGSPSQGMPMQNNAASNGFDAPNMRMSTPQTATIGGSSMPSEMPSGYANAQPLPPLPSTNPANSSVYHPAGFKRQQDMAQNVSGATMASPGGRNLDGPQAPSVVIEKRAPQEVKVGKPASFVITVRNVGNAKALNVQVFDQVPTGTVLTDATPTPSPKYQPELYWELGDLEAGQERTITLQLTPQQEGELGSVARVAFQAAAGVRTVSTRPELKVIQRAPEEVLIGQQLEIELEVSNPGSGEATGVLLQEDVPEGLSHPAGKQLDNMIGALRPGEVRRQILRMKAVKAGMIQNTIRVKGDDGLETTHTVAVNVIAPDLQLSLAGPSRRYLERQATYELRIDNVGTAPADNVDLSMQLDRGFTFVKTNYEGQYDPARHAVFWSLEKLPAGEWGKVEVTLLPVEEGNRVLRSEARADLGQQTVAESQVVVDSLAELTFSIADTADPIEVGGVTTYEIRVTNTGSRDDNNVNVAVQLPPQMQIAEQGDFTSQGNGVITFAPRALLKANDEVVYQLKVKGGAPGRHLIKAIVASDQSAVQVAKEESTMVYADR; this comes from the coding sequence ATGAAAGCGTTTGGCGTTCGACTCGCCGCAGGTGTAGTGACGATTTTGACGGGAGCCATTATGGCTGCCCAATCGCAAAAAGAGAAACTCGCGGCTACAGAATCGGCGTGGACCGAAGAAAGCATCCCCCCAGCTAAACCAGTGATGCCGGTTGGGTTATCGGATCTCGCATCGGATGAAAATCAGTCCGATTCCAATAACTTCGCCGATTCACAGCAACTGGTCAGTGCGGACCCGGATGAAGCTTCAGCGCTAAAACCGTTTAGTGCTGACGATCAGGATCCTGGAAACGATCGCTCCGTCCGCTTGGTGCAGCACACCGAAACGGTTCAATCGGCCGGCCCATCGAGCGTGATGGGATTGCCGAACGAGCTGCCGTCATCATCTGCGTCAGCCCCATCGATGTCTTCTGGACCGACGATGGAGCTACCTTCGTTTGATGAAGTCCCACCGATGGATTCAAGCAACGTACCGCCTGCACCACAGTTTGCAGACGCGCGCTTGCAAGCTCCGCCAGTGGAGTACGACAACGAAGGTGATGCGGCTTCCGCCGATGCCGGTCAAGGCCCAGGCTTTGCCGTCGGCATGCTCGGCCAAGCACGGATGTCTTCGATTCAAATCGCTGACACGCCTAACGCGCAAGCTGCTCCCAACGTCGATCCATCGCAACAGCCAGTCAACGACTTGCGTTCCGGCGGACCAGCCACCGATACTGCGTTCGCAGGAAGCCCGAAATACGCGGGAACGATCAGCAACACCGGAATACCAAACGATTCAAATCAGGGCTTTGATTCCCCCGCCTCGATGAATGGCTACGGCGGGTCCGAGTATCACAACGAAGCGGACTTTGCACCTATCGAAACACCTGGATTGGCTGATACCGCGAACGCGGCCTCGGCACAACCATCGTCGATGCTGGCACCGGTCCTGCCCGGCAACGAAAATCAAGCGATCCGCCTTGCCGAAGCCCCCGCAAGCACAATTCGTATCAATCGCGACTCTGGCTTCAACCCCGCGATGAATTCGCAGCAGAACCATGCTTCGTCTGCAACGATCGGATTTGCATCGGCACCGAAAATCGTCGGCGGCACCGATGGTAGCGATGTCGAATACGCACAAACCGCGGGACAATTCGAAATTCCTTCCGAAGGCCTCCCTGCTGGTAACATGCCACCGGCCAACGCGATGGCATCACCACGATCGACAGCCACACCCGATTTTGCGTTGCCGGCCCAAGGTTACCCGAACCCAAGCTCCCCAGGACAAGGCTTTTCAGCCGAGCAACCAAACAACGGCGCCGCTGCGGGCCAATCACCAATGTCCTATGGCATGGGTGACATCAATCCACAGAACCCTTCATTGCAAGGCTCCCCAAGCCAGGGAATGCCGATGCAAAACAATGCGGCATCGAATGGCTTCGATGCTCCCAATATGCGGATGAGCACACCGCAAACGGCGACGATTGGTGGCAGTTCGATGCCATCAGAAATGCCGTCTGGCTATGCGAACGCACAACCGTTGCCGCCATTGCCGTCGACCAATCCAGCGAACAGTTCGGTTTATCATCCCGCAGGCTTCAAACGTCAGCAGGACATGGCGCAGAATGTCTCCGGCGCGACGATGGCCTCTCCTGGCGGGCGCAATCTGGACGGACCACAAGCTCCGTCGGTCGTCATTGAAAAACGGGCCCCACAGGAAGTCAAAGTTGGTAAGCCAGCGTCATTCGTGATCACGGTCCGCAATGTCGGAAATGCCAAAGCATTGAATGTCCAAGTGTTTGACCAAGTTCCGACGGGCACCGTCCTAACCGATGCGACACCCACACCTAGCCCGAAATATCAGCCCGAGCTGTACTGGGAACTCGGTGATTTGGAAGCAGGACAAGAACGCACGATTACGCTTCAGTTGACTCCACAACAGGAAGGTGAACTCGGTAGCGTTGCGAGAGTCGCGTTCCAAGCGGCCGCAGGCGTTCGCACCGTTAGCACACGTCCGGAACTGAAGGTCATCCAACGTGCACCTGAAGAAGTACTGATCGGACAACAGCTCGAAATTGAACTCGAAGTCAGCAACCCAGGTAGCGGTGAAGCGACCGGCGTGCTGCTGCAAGAAGACGTACCGGAAGGTTTAAGCCACCCAGCTGGTAAGCAGCTCGACAACATGATCGGAGCGCTTCGTCCGGGTGAAGTTCGTCGACAAATTCTTCGCATGAAGGCTGTCAAAGCCGGCATGATTCAGAACACGATCCGCGTCAAAGGCGACGACGGATTGGAGACGACACACACGGTCGCGGTCAACGTCATCGCACCAGACTTGCAACTGTCGCTGGCGGGTCCGTCGCGACGTTACTTGGAACGCCAAGCGACGTACGAATTGCGAATCGACAATGTTGGAACCGCGCCCGCGGACAACGTTGACTTGAGCATGCAACTGGATCGTGGATTCACGTTTGTCAAAACGAACTACGAAGGCCAATACGACCCGGCACGCCACGCGGTGTTCTGGTCACTTGAAAAACTTCCTGCTGGCGAATGGGGCAAAGTCGAAGTCACATTGCTGCCGGTCGAAGAAGGAAACCGAGTCCTACGCAGCGAAGCTCGTGCGGACCTCGGACAGCAAACCGTGGCCGAATCACAAGTCGTCGTCGACTCGCTTGCCGAGCTGACGTTCTCGATCGCCGACACGGCGGATCCGATCGAAGTCGGCGGAGTCACCACGTACGAAATTCGCGTGACCAACACCGGATCGCGAGACGACAACAACGTCAACGTCGCTGTTCAGCTGCCGCCGCAAATGCAGATTGCCGAACAGGGTGACTTCACCAGCCAAGGTAACGGCGTGATCACATTCGCACCGCGAGCGTTGCTCAAAGCGAATGACGAAGTTGTTTACCAACTCAAAGTCAAAGGCGGTGCCCCCGGACGTCACCTGATCAAAGCGATCGTTGCCAGCGATCAGTCGGCCGTTCAGGTGGCCAAAGAAGAAAGCACGATGGTTTACGCCGATCGATAG
- a CDS encoding alpha/beta hydrolase: MKVAPSFRWPLPQLLLFLAALVSLPQVGFSQGNEPERYEHGPDSQIRDSVPHGKVTQHVWLESKVFPGTKRRYSVYVPQQYDGKTQAALMVFQDGHAFEGKTGDFRLPVVFDNLIASGEMPVTIAVMIDPGYLSELPETRGWRPRPENRAVEYDSMNGDYAEFLLTEILPEVEKDYVITDNPELRAICGNSSGGICAFSVAWHRPDQFRKVLSHIGSFVNIRGGHNYPALIRKTEAKPLRVFLQDGENDLDNQHGNWPLANKQMAKALEFAGYDYKLVFGTGAHNGNHGGAIFPDSLRWLWRGWQEQKP; the protein is encoded by the coding sequence ATGAAAGTCGCACCGTCATTCCGGTGGCCTCTGCCACAGTTGTTGCTTTTCCTTGCAGCTCTGGTTTCCCTTCCCCAAGTTGGCTTTTCGCAAGGGAATGAGCCTGAGAGATATGAGCACGGGCCGGATTCCCAAATCCGTGACTCGGTTCCCCATGGCAAGGTCACTCAGCACGTGTGGCTTGAAAGCAAAGTGTTTCCAGGAACCAAGCGTCGCTACAGCGTTTATGTCCCCCAGCAATATGACGGCAAAACACAAGCAGCATTGATGGTGTTCCAGGACGGTCACGCATTTGAAGGCAAAACTGGCGATTTTCGTTTGCCGGTCGTATTTGACAATTTGATCGCGAGTGGCGAGATGCCCGTGACGATCGCTGTGATGATCGACCCGGGATACCTCAGTGAGCTTCCGGAGACTCGCGGTTGGCGTCCTCGGCCTGAGAATCGGGCTGTCGAATACGATTCGATGAACGGTGATTACGCTGAATTTTTGTTGACCGAAATCTTGCCCGAAGTGGAAAAAGATTATGTCATCACAGACAACCCTGAACTTAGAGCCATTTGTGGGAACAGTTCGGGCGGGATTTGTGCTTTTTCAGTCGCTTGGCATCGTCCCGATCAATTTCGCAAGGTGCTCAGCCACATCGGCAGCTTTGTTAATATCCGGGGTGGTCACAACTACCCTGCCCTGATCCGCAAAACTGAAGCAAAGCCTCTGCGAGTCTTTTTGCAGGATGGCGAAAATGATTTGGATAATCAGCACGGAAATTGGCCGCTTGCCAACAAACAGATGGCAAAAGCCCTTGAGTTCGCTGGCTACGACTACAAACTGGTATTCGGCACCGGAGCTCACAACGGAAATCATGGTGGTGCGATCTTCCCCGATTCGCTGCGTTGGTTGTGGCGGGGATGGCAGGAACAGAAGCCCTAA
- a CDS encoding 3-dehydroquinate synthase, whose amino-acid sequence MIRQNDLARTDSELDSPRLPSDSVAGGERAIPSAVDDALNEDVSFSVPFVHRVRTTLELSGDDFDVLLDVLSPGGAGPAKVLLIAERAVATSSDHVQEIADRLDGSPEVSLVEHAMLLEGGEAIKNGSDGVEAVLSRINDHDLDRRSYVIAIGGGAFLDAVGYATAIAHRGIRLVRIPTTTLAQGDSGVGVKNAINYFGKKNWVGTFSVPWAVINDAALLESLSDRDFYSGFSESVKVSLLKSRQEFDWLCENAEGIRGRDMDIATRAIAVSCRLHLRHITEGGDPFEMLEARPLDFGHWSAHKLEPITNYEIRHGEAVGIGVAIDCFYSHLKLGFPLGDVRRTCRCLSAMGLPLWHDSLSPLDRLLGGLEEFRQHLGGRLTITMLRGVGDSVNVHEIDTTAMAKAIEMLRQEVDALSVR is encoded by the coding sequence ATGATACGACAAAACGATTTGGCCAGAACAGATTCAGAACTCGATTCGCCGCGGCTTCCCAGTGACTCGGTGGCTGGTGGCGAACGCGCGATTCCATCTGCCGTCGATGACGCATTGAACGAGGATGTCTCCTTCTCGGTTCCGTTCGTCCATCGTGTTAGAACGACGTTGGAACTTTCCGGTGACGACTTCGACGTCCTTTTGGATGTGCTGTCGCCAGGTGGAGCGGGGCCGGCGAAGGTCTTGTTGATTGCCGAACGCGCCGTCGCGACCTCGAGCGATCATGTTCAGGAGATCGCCGATCGCTTGGACGGAAGTCCCGAAGTCAGCTTGGTCGAACACGCGATGCTCCTCGAGGGTGGTGAAGCGATCAAGAACGGTTCCGACGGTGTCGAGGCGGTGCTTTCCAGGATCAACGACCATGATCTTGATCGCCGTAGCTATGTCATTGCCATTGGCGGCGGCGCCTTTTTGGATGCGGTCGGCTATGCGACTGCGATCGCTCATCGTGGCATTCGGCTGGTCAGGATCCCGACCACCACATTGGCCCAAGGTGACAGTGGTGTCGGTGTTAAAAACGCCATCAATTATTTTGGCAAGAAGAACTGGGTCGGAACCTTTAGTGTCCCCTGGGCGGTCATCAATGACGCCGCGCTGCTTGAATCGCTATCCGATCGAGACTTCTACAGCGGTTTCAGTGAATCGGTCAAAGTTTCGTTGCTAAAGAGTCGCCAAGAATTCGACTGGCTATGTGAAAACGCAGAAGGAATTCGTGGTCGCGATATGGATATCGCCACGCGAGCGATCGCGGTCAGTTGCCGCTTGCACCTTCGACACATTACCGAAGGTGGCGACCCGTTTGAGATGCTCGAAGCACGTCCGTTGGATTTCGGACATTGGTCGGCGCATAAGCTGGAACCGATCACGAATTACGAAATTCGTCACGGGGAAGCTGTCGGGATCGGTGTCGCAATCGACTGTTTCTACTCGCACCTCAAGCTTGGGTTTCCGCTCGGTGACGTGCGACGAACCTGTCGTTGTTTGTCGGCGATGGGGTTACCGCTTTGGCATGACTCGTTGTCGCCTCTGGATCGCTTGTTGGGAGGTCTCGAGGAGTTCCGTCAACATCTTGGCGGACGATTGACGATTACGATGTTGCGTGGCGTTGGAGATAGCGTCAACGTTCACGAAATTGATACTACGGCGATGGCAAAGGCGATCGAGATGCTGCGTCAGGAAGTTGACGCATTGTCTGTTCGATGA
- a CDS encoding rhomboid family intramembrane serine protease gives MQDEHRNAYLIGVLLLAMWLIRIVDATIPYDLNVWGLVPRTPSGLLGILTMPLLHGGMVHLFRNTISLALLLFIVSWTRRNPWPVIGMTALFGGSLLWMLGRHATHVGASGLVFGLIGLLITSGFLHKRLVSVAVAIVVGILFGGTLLWGVLPLGNGVSWDGHLTGLLGGIAAAFAEHRLEQRKGKR, from the coding sequence ATGCAAGACGAACATCGCAACGCGTATTTGATCGGCGTTCTCTTATTGGCGATGTGGCTGATTCGAATCGTGGACGCAACGATTCCCTACGATCTGAATGTTTGGGGATTGGTCCCGCGCACGCCTTCGGGGCTGCTTGGGATTTTGACGATGCCGCTACTGCATGGAGGAATGGTTCATTTATTCCGCAACACAATCTCGCTGGCATTGTTGCTGTTCATCGTCAGTTGGACTCGTCGCAACCCGTGGCCCGTCATTGGGATGACGGCATTGTTTGGCGGTAGTTTGTTGTGGATGCTTGGTCGTCACGCGACGCACGTCGGTGCGAGCGGATTGGTGTTTGGATTGATTGGCCTGCTGATTACCAGCGGATTTTTGCACAAGCGATTGGTCTCCGTTGCGGTCGCGATCGTTGTCGGCATCCTCTTCGGCGGCACATTGTTATGGGGAGTTTTGCCACTCGGTAACGGTGTGTCGTGGGATGGTCATCTCACTGGGTTGCTAGGTGGCATCGCCGCCGCATTCGCCGAGCATCGATTGGAGCAGCGAAAGGGAAAGAGGTGA